In Malus sylvestris chromosome 15, drMalSylv7.2, whole genome shotgun sequence, a single genomic region encodes these proteins:
- the LOC126605539 gene encoding uncharacterized protein LOC126605539: MPRSWNLTAARPLFIAFPVRQVLAIPNVEMARGKFPSLQANIWLLQALFRPIPTTIKVTKGASVESDIILASSNSFPVYEYEIPWIYGYDLLWIYETRFEFLSSGDLK; this comes from the exons ATGCCAAGATCATGGAACCTGACAGCGGCTAGGCCATTGTTCATTGCATTCCCCGTACGGCAAGTTCTTGCCATCCCCAATGTGG AAATGGCACGGGGGAAATTCCCCAGTCTTCAGGCAAATATCTGGCTGCTTCAAGCCCTTTTCCGACCAATTCCGACCACGATCAAGGTAACCAAAG GTGCATCGGTGGAAAGTGACATCATTCTCGCTAGTTCGAATAGCTTTCCG GTTTACGAATATGAGATTCCATGGATTTACGGATATGACTTACTATGGATTTATGAGACGAGGTTTGAATTTTTGAGCTCCGGTGATttgaaatga